TAATTACCGTTTTGTAAACACCTAACACTTCACATTATGAACATGATGACGTCATTATTTGTGTACATCACCTACAtgttttattggctaattgtgtgtgtttacttttaTGAATGTACTTGTGTTCATGTGATTGTTTCCATTTCTCTTGCTTGTGTCTTCTGTAATGGAGGAATGCATGAGCTCATAAGCACATACAGTAAAGCAACTACAAACAATATGTACCAGTAAAGAATGTCAATGAATAAGTATTGTGCTGAAATGACTGCCCTTGTGGTTTTCATCTTCTGTATTAATAGCGAAGATTGAGGAATAGGAGGATATTCTGTCTTCAAAATGATTACTGTACTTCAATACATTAAATCATTCTTAAGGCAGAATGAAATATGAAGTAGATCTAGGTGATATTTCCAAGTATAATTATTTCTAACAGGCTTAGCAAATGGCTACATCATagacatgaatgaaaatacagtgACTATATGTAAGATGTATTTCAATAAATCAGTTTGAGTGCATGGTACTGCTGTTTGTGTTCCATCAACAAAGATGTCTCGTGACTGTCACTGGGACATCATGTggactggtgcatgtctccactGTCATCATCCATACAGTGGGTGTGCATGGATGATCTCCACTGCCATGTCCACTAACCCTTTTCAaagaaaatactccattatgtcAACACAAAAGACCTCCACCATAAACTTTGGAAAGAACACAAATAATAGTTTTAATATCGTAACGATAACCTTCTCCTCCTTTGGCTTCCTGCACCTCATCATCTTTTCACCTATCCTCCAGCTTGATACAGTTCCGGATGCTACATTGTTATACTACATCATATATGGCATTATTTAATACATATTAAAACTTGTATTGTTGCTGATCAGATCAGTGTTGTAGAAATGAACCAAGTAGCCAAAAGGTAATAACTAAATTAAGGAGCGATGAATACTACTGTTTAATAATCAGGTTTAGCTGTGAGCTGGAGATAAATCTGCAGACAGAGAACATTTCTTCTCTCTCCTTTAAAgtctacatttaaaaaaacttataaCATTGCTTCTATAACGTAAATTTAGTTATGTTTCTACGTTCTTAGGCAGACGTCATTCTGTCAGGACTTCAGGGTAACATGAGTcaacgtgacacaaccaggaagtgtgaggaaggCTAGACGTCTGAATTCACAAGGCTGCTTtacagctggaggaggagcctccCAACGTCAGTAAACGGTGTGACCAACTCCTGGCCAGCCTTGTTACATTGTTGTTACACTGGGATCTTTGCAAAATACACAGAACATATTTGCGCCAGCATAAAGCACAAGATTAGATCTGCCTAGACTGGGGTGATTGCAATTGGTGATTGGGGTGATTGCaaccaaaaaagtcaaaagacaCTGGCCAACGCAAACAGGAGTGCAGACATTATTTGACCTTCTCTGTCGTTCGAACCTTAAAGTGACACAAGTCACTTTCAACGCCACGCCCTGACAAGACAAGACGAAGGGTGTGTTTGAGTCCGGGGCCTGCATCCTACCAGGCCAGTAGCCTACCCAGTCTATGGAGGCCAGACATTGggaggctcctcctccagccacgAACCAGTCTTGGGAATTCAGACGTCTAGccttcctcacacttcctggGTGTGTCACGTGGCGTCATGTTTACCCTGAACAGTAGTAACATTCATAGCGCCTTTATTATTAGTACTTTTTGCCTACTTGGTTCTTTTGTACAGCACTCTGATCAGCAACAACACAAGTTTTAATATGTGTATTATTTGATGCTATACATGATGTAGTATAACAATGTAGCATCCTCCACTGTATCAAGCTGGAGGGTAGGTGGACTGATGATGAGGTGCAGGGAGCCAAAGGAGGAGAAGGTTTGGAGGCCATCAGTGATGTTCCATAGTGGTACCACATACCTACGGTTCTCCTGCAGCTCCATCCTGATCATGATTATCTTTAGGATATTAAAACtattatatttgtgttctttacaGAGTTTATGGTGGAGGTCTTTTGTGTTGACATCATCGAGAAGGAGTATTTTCTTCGAAAAGGGTTAGTGACATGGCAGTGGAGATCATCCATGCACACCCACTGGATGGATGATGACAGTGGAGCCATGCACCAGTCCACATGATGTCCCAGTGACAGACACAAGACAttgactttgtaaatatgaaCTGGATctacttaattcattcattttctaccgcttattctcacgagggtcgcggggcggggggtgctggagcctattccagctcacagccaatcacagggcacatatagacaaacaaccattcccacccacattcatacctatggacaatttggagtggcaaatgaacctagcatgtttttggaatgggggaggaaaccggagtccccggagaaaatccatgcatgcatggggagaacatgcaaactccacacagagatggccaagggtgggattgaactcgggtctcctagctgtgaggtctgcgcactaactaCTCGCCCCCCGTGCAGGCCCTGGATCTACTTCATATTTACCTTTGCCCTTAATAGGATTTACACTGCGTTCAAATACAGTGAATCATTTGTAAAGTCGAATATTCCGGATGAGCGAGTataccactatctgtatctgttcacccatctaaatgatctggaTATGTATCCGTACTGGGGgataaaccaaaatagaggtgagctgaagaaaacctaataaagtggaggcactGTGACAAAAGACGTTTTAAACTTCCAAATTGCACCTTGTACGGGAATGAGGCACCGCTGAGGTCCCATGTCTTCTGTTTGCAGATTCGGTCTTGAGAGAGGAAGTttctgtgtgtgactggccaatcacagagcatgaacagtgaatacataatgagcattttctttaaacaccaatacggataatgaccaaatgtacttgtttcatacttgTATCCCTAGCGATTACGCGAGggcatttaaataaataaattaaaactgagaAATATGGGCAATCACAGATAATCCTTAAGACATCGACTGACTTACATTAATTCAAcaagcttcttttttttctttttctcttggAATGAGATTCATGAGATCAGATAAGCCGATGAGACCACATACTCCATATCGTATAGGGTTGACTGAAAAATGGGAACTCAttagttggcatcatactttcagctcccgtcaggttgagttcccattatACGTGACGTCTTTAATCagacatcagatgtgatgggacaatgaatacaaaaatgctggttcagacgcttacattaaaaggacctattgtgcttatttttcagccctttgtattgagttatcgactcctatagagcagctaaacacaataaccagcacagaaaacattccagttcttccagaatctgcaactattcaactgtcattttttggattttgaGGTTCccacaaaaacggtctgttttaatgtattccaaccACGGCCACCATTTCATTGACAGCGGACAAGAGAGAaggttagcttgtgtggttgGGCTGGATGAGTGTATTTTCACCACGTTGTAAGGAATGTAGGGTTATTCTCCACATTCTCCGTGAccatccttcaaaataagagagcCTTTGCCCCATGTCTGTGTCAtgaatatcttccatatgcagttggaagtAATGTTCTCAGAGATAGTCAGGAAAACAAGACAATCAGGTCATTTCTTGTGCTGGTCCCCTTTAGGAAAACACTTGCAGGCTCACAATTTAGTCACTTCAGATTCAATGTCGTACGTACCTTAGTTGTTCTTTTGATGTATGGTAGAGCGTTTCCTTGGGTTTCCTTGTGCTTGTATCACACAAAAGAACCCCACGCTGCAGATCACAGCATATGTGAGCATCATAGGGGATGAGGTCAGAGCAGTCTGATTCGAATGATGTGCTATAAAAGTAGGCGAGGTGGGTGAAGTTAACATCAGAGCTGGACTGGATTGGAACTTGATCTgaagttaataataattaactattaataataataataataataataataataataataataataataataataataataataataataataataataataataataataataataataataataataataataataataataataataataataataataataataataataataataataataataatgtaaccttggccactccaaattatccataggtatgaatgtgggtgggaatggttgtttgtctatatgtgccctgtgattggctggccaccagtccagggtgtaccccgcctctcgcccgaagacagctgggataggctccagcacccccgcgaccctcgagaggaaaagtggtagaaaatgaatgaatgaatgaataatgtaactGTAATGCTGAGGTTATtgtgaaagtcataattttattttgaaatgtaccAAACAGGAACTTGTACTGTTACCTACAGATACTGTTAGTGGCACTTGTTGTTGTGCACATCTGAGAAGAGGAAAATTaagtaaaacaaaacagcataacAAGAGGTTAAAAAGACTCAATACTGTAAAGTACAGTGTTATATGAAGCCAGACTCTTGTCGTTGATTAAGAAGCAGGCTACAGTGATGCTATTCATATTCAATATTAGCTTTGATGCTATACGGtgctgatgtttttattttattgatatgtaCTTTAGTTCTGTTCCACGGTGTGctggaaataaacatttgtaaaataGTCTACTAATCAATTaacataaataattaaattaataataatgttattcttGTTAAGCCTTGGAAACACTGTAAggcaataaaatatgtatttattttgttatttattttgtccattgcaattattgatttattattaatttccaAGTTGGTTAAGTGACACAGAAAGGAAGGGAAAAAGCAAATTAAAGGACTAATCaacataaataattaaattcataataatagtaTTCTTGTTAAGCCTTAGGAACACTAATCaacataaataattaaattaataataatagtattcttGTTAAGCCTTAGGAACACTGTAAggcaataaaatatttatttattttgttatttattttgtccattacaattattgatttattattaatttccaAGTTGGTTAAATGACAcagaaaggaaggaaaaaagcaaATTAAAGAAGGAAACGTTTTCTTTCATACTGCTGCTCAGGTTTTTATTGACATCAACATGTAGGTCATATTTCTGCAGTATAATTGATTTTTATCAATTGAAATACTTACATATGTTCACTAAATCATCAAAGTGTATGCACAGCGTGTACTTGTCCTCGATTGTTCGCCTAGCCCCGCCCACCTCTTTGGCACCCTATCATGGCGGACTTTTAGCTCCATGCCCAGTTCACTGTGTTCCATCCTTTTGCAGCAGATCGGCCATCCTTTTCCTAACTCCACAATCCTTGCTTGAGAGGCACGGGAGGACACGGAAATCACGCGATGTTTGGACAGCGGGCTCCGTGTTGTCATCCAGTTAACGGTTTATGTCACGGTAATCTTTTTGTCGTGCTCAGCAACTTGTTCGCTCAACTGGCCGTATCGTCATCTGACGGGGGAGTTCTCGTACACACACAGCGAAGATGTAAGTGTTGCTTTTACTATGTAGTAGCCATTATTACTACACTTAATAGTTGAATTTTCATTTCGGCTTAGCTAGCTAACGGTCGTGCTAGCTCGGCAAAAGCATGGTGTCAAAATTAGCCAGTAGCTAACGTACAGTTCGCTAACTTGAACTGAATACGTCGTCTTTTGAATGAATACCAGACCACCCGGCAATTAAACAATGATAAATTGTATATTAGCAATGTTATAAAATTTAGAAATTTGTAAACCGGAGTGTGTGATAACACGCGGCTTGAATTTTTATTTGGTACCTCATTTACGTCTCTACTCCAAATATTACTGGAGTTAGAGCAGATGGCATATGGGACGTAGTTGCTATCAGCTCACTGTCAGATTTGTTTCATCGCTTAAATACGGGTTTTGTAACGCTGATAGTTGCAGTATATTAACTTGTACAGAAACGCTTTTCAGAGATGGACTACGGTGCTACATTCATACATAACCTCATACATTACCTCATACATTCATACAACAACATATAACTTCACATGCTATGCCACCAACATAAACTGTTGGTGGCATGGCATGTGAAGTTACAGATATAGTGAATATCCCCCCCATTAGATCCGTCGCAGCAACGGTCCTGATCCAGTCCGTCTTGCCGCAAAGTGCCACTCATACAGGCTCCGATAGGCACCCCTGCGAGTGTCCGCCCTGGCTGCAGAAACTGCGCTCGTGAGGGCAGATGTTCACGATAACTAGCCCTGTATACAAgaagttcttgtaaacaatCGCCGTACGCTGTACATTTTGTGTATGGGTGCTGGGAAATGTGTATTGGGAAATGTGTATTACAGATTGCGTGAGTTTCGGTTGGTAGCCATCTTCTTTATTGCTTCAGCACGTGCTTGACCAACACCGTGCAACTCGACTGCGCATTCTACGGCCGCTGAGAAGGATACCACCACTTCTTGTACACAACTTACACAGTCtgaattgttattgttttttgggtttAACACAACGTCTAAAAAGTGACTGACCGGAGTTCAGGGTTCACACTTATGGCTGTATTTGTGCACGGTGATTGTCAGTGATGAATAAAGAGAACCAGTGAGCTCAAACGTCCAGTTTGTATAGTCAGAAGACAGACCAAACAGACGCACTTATGACTTCATACAATGCGTAAGtccaaaaaagtatatttttttcatgtttataatTAGGAAATTGAGCTCTGGCGTCTGTGACATCTGCGgtactcgggggggggggggggggggggggagttagAACCTGAACCTTACATCTTGCCGTACAGCCGACGCGGACGGAACCGTGCCGCAGGGAGCtggtgtgagcctacaacaggcATTTTAATCTTACGGAATGCTTCTGGCGGCCGCAACGGATCCAATATGATCATGGAGTCAACCAGAGATGTGTGTCAAGAACAACTGGTTACACAAACAGATGCCTGGGCGATAAGGACCGAAAACTCATATCCCAATagatttaggttgaatatcgataCACAATATTTTAGTAATTGAGTATTCTaacaaaatttgtaaaaaaacacattatttcacAAAATAATGAACGATCAATTGATTAAATTTTTGAGATAatcaaatgttttgtttcttaAATGGACCTtgtatgaatgaaaaatagaatTCATGGCAACCGCTGGGATTTCATTGTTGCTGCACAGTGGCGATGGCGAATCAGGAAGGGCCTGCTATTGTGGTAGGTCAGTGCCGTTTTCCAACAGATACACGTCACGTGTAGACATATTTCCTGtctgtttttctttactttttcttCCTTTCATTGCCTTGTCGCTTTCCCTAGCTTCTTCACTATCCAcgcgtcatttttttttttttagggttagggttaggggggttagggttagccctATCCACGCGTGTTTAAACACCTGCTTCCTTCTTTGTCCTCTGCTTGGTTGACCTAAGCGTGTTCATGACGTAAGCAATTCCTCAAAGTACATAAAAAGAAAtccaatattttttgtaatctaGGTATTTGAATTATTAGGATAATTGTTGCAGCCCTAAAACATACCTAATGTTGGCTTAGCAggtttgaaaattttttttattattatgtattttatttgattatacGTATATACTTATTTTTTCTGCGCCCTTACGTTTTTCAGCCCACTTCACACTTTGAACTTTAGTTCGATACAAGATATTTGTTTTATCTAAAATACAtctatcctttttttttcattcataatgtTCATGGACGGACAGTGAAACGTCCTCACAAACATAACTTAGTAAAGTAAATTAATGAAATAGGCCTGTTTTGTATGATACTAAAAGTGGACATTTCATgtgtcttctctctctctctttctgtctctatttctatctctatctctctatctccaTCTCTCTGTATGTGTGCACGTGTCATTTAGGCAGCCTGCAGCAGCCAAGTGGTATGACAGACGGGACTTTGTCTTTATAGAGTTCTGCGTGGAGGACAGTAAAGACGTACACATACATTTTGACATGTCCAAACTTGAGTTCAGGTGAGTTATTCGGTCTAAATTGGTATAGCTGAAATTCAATAGTTGTGTTGAGGCCAGCAAGTTGTGGTTTGTAAGTGTCCCTGATTTACTTTAATTTCTTACAGCTGTGTCAGTGGAGCAAATAACATCAAACATCAGAACACAGTGGACCTTTACAGGGACATTGACCCCCAAGTGAGTTGTCATGATTACAGttgctaatgtgtgtgtgtgttttttttttataaatcctggactgttcaggttgtccaGTGCGATCTGTGGAATACAGTGACTTGGATGACAGATTCTTTGTCTCATGCAGGGATCCAAACACAGACGCACAGACAggtctgtgttgtgttgtttacgAAAAGCAGAGACTGGAAAAGCGTGGCCTCGACTTaccaaagacaagacaaggGTAACCTATGGCAACTTTGATTTGTCTTCCATAAACAGCCACACCTCTGAGGTCAAACACAATCCAAGGACCTctgatttctttggatttttttccccttgggaactaatgaaaatagaaaatggTCAAAACCATGAAACCTAAGAACGATTTAGTTAgtttgagctagctaacaatggacgtatTGGGGGTACTACGTATTTTGACGCTAATGCCccgacaaaacaaaacatggcaacagtgttccatttacataactgacttgcaTATTAGCCAAGCTATACTAAACTATGAAACCAAACTATATTTAACGGAATAACACATTGCCTCGCTAGCCACTGACCTCAGCGTCACTCACAGACAGAAGAGCAGATACCACTTTCAATATCGCTGTGAAGATTCAACAAAATGCTTGtttgatataaaaaaatgttttaacctAAGGAATGAAGtacaagtcttgtgctggaagacacagccatcctaaTCAGAGCAGACATTGTGTTGTCAATGTTCCTACGCCGCTGTTGTTGATGGGAGTAGCATAAGTTCCTGGGCTATGTGACTAGGAAAGAAGTCTCAGTAATGTATGAAATCATCAAAATGCAGCAAGATCCTGTAAGTATTACAGGTTACCATCAATACGATTGTTAATGTGTGATCACatcatgtatatcaaacaataagCATTGCTGGAGGTTTTGGTAGAGGGCTTCGTAGtctaaatatatttgtagtCCAAACTACTGCCAGGGTTAATCCTTGATGTTGTTGAAGTGAGCTTTCGTGAGCCACTCTGAGGTATTGTGTAGTATGGTCACATCTCACGGGACATCATGCATCACAGGGCTTCAAACTAAGGTTTTGTGCGTCATTTGGGTGTAAAGTGTTCATCATACATTCACATTAGCTAACCTGCTTTTCTTGCCATATTAGCAAACCACCCCTTGAATTAAGCATGAAATGGTATTTACTGAATTGTAATAACCTAGCTTGCCATCTTGCTAAAAGGAACAAGACAACGGTTGTGATGAACTCGTACTGTACTTCAATTGTCTATTTTCTCATTATCTTTGGTAGTGCAACTGTATCAGTGTGGATTTCAATAACTGGAAAGACTGGGAAGATGACTCCGATGACGACTTGAACAGTTTTGACAAGTTCTCAGAGGTAAGTCTATTACGAGCACACaccttaatattaatatgaaaaaaaaagtaatcttgACTTGCTGACTTTGAAGTCCATAATTGATCGGTCTGTACTACGTTATTTCCCGGATGAATACGACCCATTCAGATGGTGTAGGCGTAGAGCCCATCTtcacaaagtttcagatcaacatttgcacgAAGCATGACTATTGCTGGGGTCTCCCAGATCGACAGCTGATATTTAATGTCTCACCGTAGGGTCACAATTCAGTCGTTATGCATttgttttataaataattagCACAAAAACGTATGGTGACAATGACTGCACTGTTTAGTGGAGATCTGCTTTGGAAATACAGTAGAATTTAAAGGTTGCCTGTCGTATCAATAAAACACAATAGCTTCTGTTCTTTTCTCTTTGTCACTGTACAAAGGCAATATGCAGATTAACGATTGTTctcaataatttattttattgaaagttTTCATCTTTTGAACAGTGATAAACATCAAACCAAAAGCTTCTCTTAAAATAAACCaataaatgaattacattaattttagttgacttatttttaattaattacttaaattatttttaaaaatcacattgCCGTTATGGGTGTTGTGTgtagattttttgaaaaaaaattgcttcaTCCATTTTGGAATGAAGCTGtgacataaaaatgtgttaaagGTGAAGCTGTGAATACTTTGGATGCACTGTATATGTTAAAATGGTTGGCCAAGTGAATTCGGCTATATAGTAGCTAGTATGTATGCTTTTAAGTCCCTAGGACTACTTCGTTGAAATACAACCCcgtttttttgtccaaaatggCCGATTTGAACCAAAatggccacttcctgtttgtttttgaacATGGCATTTTTAGTGCATCCTTTAATGAGTGATGTCTCTTATCAAATTTGATGAAGATCTATGAATCGGGTGGGGGGGATATTATGACACTTGGTggtggtcaatggcgaaggaaGACACTTTGCCGCCATGCCCACCATGTGTGCGTTACATGCATAATAATCCATAATTCAAGTTCATCAGTTTGTCAGTCATACTTTCTATTGAACTTTTGATGTCCATCTGAAAAATCTCCTTGTAAAGGACTAATGTACATCACAAACTTTATACCGTTGCCACCAGGTGGCGCTGGTAAAAATTCAGGAAGTGATCTACGGGGAGCTTCAGGGTCTTGTCTTGATCATAAAGATCTGCCCTTGTGGAGCCAACGTATTAACATAGCACCACTTGGTGCTAATAACAAACAGGAGTTTCAGTAGGCCCtgaatatcatatcatatggTATGGGAAGCAACCACACGTTATTTTCCATCCATTCTCTTGTTCACATATTCAGATGATGAACAACATGGGCGGGGATGATCTACCTGACCTAGATTGTGCTGATGATGAGGTAAGCCTTTCATACACACAATATGGTGATTGAGATCATCTGTAGATGGtcctctgttagcattagcacatAGCCATGTTGTGGTCAATGGATACGATGTTGCAGCATCATTGAATCATAATTGAGACCATAATTCATTGTGGTCGTCTCCTGCAGCACGAGCCCCCCGACAGCGACGATGAAAGTaagtgctgtttttaaatgttcatCATTTTGGCCAACTTGAGGCCATAATGGGCTAAACGGTTGATGAGTTAGCTTGTAGACCGGTTATCATATCCGCACGTTGGCGTTCCAAAACTATTTGCTGCCAATTTGACAGCTTTGAAATGCAACCATATTAGGAATTGTTGTACATTTTAGCAAATCACAAACACGTCTATAGGCCCGTCCTCATCCTCACCCTCACTGGTCACGCGACAACAGTGAGATACATTCAAAAACTACAACTTGATGTCATGTGTGGTCTAAAtggacagaggaagaataaatcaagatttttttattcatcttaaataaatgatgtctttgaacgcaaccctcATAGCACATTTTCAGGTAATTCGAAGCCGTTCATACATGCAAACATATACTATAATCCTGGTAAGGCATTCATATTTCTTTcattaaaatactgtaaaaatgggCGTAcgtatttcagacatagtttaAAATGGTGATTGGTCATGAGTcattaatatactatatatcatatcatatagttgggggggtgtttttgtttttgttgtggtgggaaaagtatttgtattcgTATCAGAGTAAAATTCATGAAttcaaatatttggaaaagtatttgttatttgtttaaaaaaaaaaaaagtcattattcgtGCCGTTCCGAATACCGTATTCGGCCCAACCCCTAGTGTGCGTGTATATACTATGtgtatactatgtgtatatattaCACACCCCTAGTGTGCGTGtatatactatgtgtatatattaCACACCCTAAGTGTGCATGgatatactatgtgtatatattaGGGGTGGAGCCGAGCCCGAATCTACGGGTCCCAATCACATTACCAGCCTCAAACTGGTCACACCCCCAAATCTGCAGCGATCCAAACCTTTTTAAATTGCCCCTCTGGTAAGACATTTCTGAGGCAAGTTTTGCTGGGTGCAAAACTTCTGTcgctctcacaaagacaggaagtcccacacacggcagacatgcttgtccTGGGTGCCACAGGGGGGCGGAGCGGAGCTGATTGGTGGAGGAGGTCTGCATTTTAAAGTATCGGTCGATGTCGATACAGTCCTTTTTCCACTGACATTGGCCGATACCGATCTTGGGCCAATCGATCTGAGCACCCCAgtctgtatatactgtatatttatataacatATACTGTGTATAGAGATGTATATATACTTGTATATATTTACGTGTGTGCATATGCGTGGTTGTAATTGAATCTATTAGATCATGACTTTGGGTGAATGTGAACATTGTCTAAAACCTGTCTGGGCTATACTAGTAGTATTGTCCCTAGCTAGAcatgttattttcatttcaatctGGAATAGTATTTAGTAATACTACTTTCTTTCTCCCAACGTGTGAACAGCCATGTTATGTTCCATGTAAAATCTCACCCATTTTGTGTCTTCCCTAGAAATGCCTGACCTGGAGTAGACCCACTACTACTGGTAGAACATTAAAGaggaaaaatcacaaaaaaagtcaGCTGCAAGTTGGGCGGAGACCCCAGCCACCTTTTGGGGAAGAAAGCTTGTTTGTGTGCACCGTTTCCAAAGCAccgtctccccccccccccccccccccccccccccccccttatcgCTTCTTCTTCAGTGTTCCAATCCAAATGTTCTTCTTCGTACTGTAAAGTACCGGTAATGTGCTCTTGTCTTACTCCCCATCTTCTTTTCCTTTCTCTTTTTGTTGTCTAAATACTGTTTCACATttgctttatttcttttttttttataagggGCAAGGTTTTTCTTTGAATAATTGTAATGCAAATTGCACTTCTTTTGTTGGATAATTTAAGAAGTAGAATGTTTTTCTATTTGTACAGGAGCATCTATGAATATTTAACACCAATGGGGCTTATTTTGGCCAAAGGATACGAAG
This window of the Doryrhamphus excisus isolate RoL2022-K1 chromosome 10, RoL_Dexc_1.0, whole genome shotgun sequence genome carries:
- the ptges3a gene encoding prostaglandin E synthase 3, encoding MQPAAAKWYDRRDFVFIEFCVEDSKDVHIHFDMSKLEFSCVSGANNIKHQNTVDLYRDIDPQGSKHRRTDRSVLCCLRKAETGKAWPRLTKDKTRCNCISVDFNNWKDWEDDSDDDLNSFDKFSEMMNNMGGDDLPDLDCADDEHEPPDSDDEKMPDLE